One segment of Primulina tabacum isolate GXHZ01 chromosome 6, ASM2559414v2, whole genome shotgun sequence DNA contains the following:
- the LOC142548153 gene encoding gibberellin 3-beta-dioxygenase 1-like, giving the protein MPSRVLSDPFLAHPVHPHHKFLDLNSIKELPDSHAWTTTRILDEYTSYGGTCDPESVPIIDLNNRNATELIGHACKTWGVFQVINHNIFKNFLYEIEAAGKRLFSLPLNQKLRAARPPDGVSGYGVARISSFFPKLMWSEGFTIAGSPLEHARQLWPRDYHKFCDTVENYKKEMNKLAGRLMWLMLGSLGITEEDLKWVGPKGEPEGGCAVLQLNSYPSCPDPERAMGLAAHTDSTILTIIHQSNTSGLQVLREGGSGWITVPPHPGALVVHVGDLMHMLSNGLYPSVLHRAVVNRTRRRLSIAYLYGPPSSVKISPLPKLVDNCHPPLYRAITWSEYLGTKAKNFDKALTSVRLCAPNQGNDHNSVKVG; this is encoded by the exons ATGCCTTCACGAGTACTTTCGGATCCCTTTCTAGCACACCCTGTCCATCCTCACCACAAATTCTTGGACCTGAATTCGATCAAGGAATTGCCCGACTCCCATGCATGGACGACGACAAGGATCCTTGACGAGTACACCTCATACGGCGGGACGTGCGATCCCGAATCCGTCCCTATCATCGATCTTAATAACCGAAATGCCACCGAGCTCATCGGCCATGCATGCAAGACATGGGGTGTGTTCCAAGTCATTAACCAcaatatttttaagaattttctATATGAGATTGAGGCGGCTGGAAAGCGGCTTTTCTCCCTGCCGCTAAATCAGAAGCTTAGGGCAGCGCGGCCTCCGGATGGTGTCTCAGGTTACGGGGTGGCTCGAATTTCTTCCTTCTTTCCGAAGCTCATGTGGTCCGAGGGGTTCACCATTGCAGGATCACCCCTCGAACATGCTCGCCAACTTTGGCCACGTGACTATCACAAGTTTTG TGATACAGTAGAAAACTACAAAAAGGAGATGAACAAACTAGCTGGGCGCCTGATGTGGCTCATGCTAGGGTCATTGGGAATAACAGAAGAGGACTTAAAATGGGTCGGTCCGAAAGGCGAGCCTGAAGGAGGATGCGCAGTATTACAGCTGAATTCATACCCTTCTTGTCCGGACCCGGAGCGTGCCATGGGCCTAGCCGCCCACACCGACTCCACCATTCTGACCATTATCCACCAAAGCAACACCAGCGGTTTACAAGTCCTCCGAGAGGGTGGCAGCGGGTGGATCACAGTGCCGCCCCACCCGGGAGCGCTGGTGGTCCACGTTGGGGACCTCATGCACATGCTGTCGAATGGGTTATACCCAAGTGTTCTCCATCGAGCCGTAGTGAACCGGACTCGACGCCGGTTATCCATTGCATACCTGTATGGACCACCATCAAGTGTCAAAATCAGCCCACTCCCGAAACTAGTTGACAATTGTCATCCACCACTCTACAGGGCCATCACTTGGAGCGAGTATCTTGGCACTAAGGCCAAGAATTTCGACAAGGCACTCACATCAGTACGGCTATGTGCTCCAAACCAGGGAAACGATCATAATAGTGTAAAAGTTGGATGA